In the Acropora muricata isolate sample 2 chromosome 1, ASM3666990v1, whole genome shotgun sequence genome, one interval contains:
- the LOC136923280 gene encoding uncharacterized protein, with protein MGKSYPQVIRENILDLHNNGLSIRQISAQARVSTGFITKVIKEYNENNYSVPRRALSGCKESVLTENVRSYLEVEMLCKPSLYSDELQRRLLLDGVCLPGEVPSNASVPLESTEGPNIDGQNAFLAEISRLDPSSLHFFEETSVIRTEGNRKYDNSFIGERALEYQKYASNATYTVNLLHSALRVDHYNIIDGPSNGNEMLLFFEDAPTMDNPDGSAVLERGDTVVMDNCGFHHGHFAEGMLRDMFVEYGVRLLFQPAYCPHLNTCELCFNQLKSFLPRFTLFAQQETRTVIAEGISSITQQNCVAYFKCCGYL; from the exons ATGGGGAAATCTTATCCTCAAGTAATCCGGGAAAACATTTTAGATCTTCACAACAACGGTTTGTCAATCAGACAAATAAGCGCTCAAGCACGAGTTAGTACCGGATTTATAACgaaagttataaaggaatacaatgaaaacaattattctgTCCCGCGAAGGGCTCTAAGTGGATGTAAGGAGTCAGTTCTAACCGAAAATGTGCGCTCTTACTTGGAAGTTGAAATGCTATGCAAGCCAAGCTTGTATAGTGATGAGCTACAAAGGAGATTATTGTTGGATGGTGTCTGTTTACCAGGCGAAGTACCATCAAATGCATCT GTTCCTTTGGAGTCAACTGAAGGTCCAAATATTGACGGTCAAAATGCATTCCTTGCAGAAATCAGCCGACTCGATCCCAGCAGCTTACATTTCTTCGAAGAAACAAGCGTGATCCGAACTGAGGGAAATCGAAAATATGACAACTCGTTTATCGGAGAGAGAGCACTTGAATATCAAAAATACGCCTCTAATGCCACCTACACGGTTAATTTATTGCATTCAGCCTTGCGTGTTGACCATTACAATATAATAGATGGCCCCTCGAACGGAAATGAAATGCTTCTGTTTTTTGAAGATGCCCCAACTATGGACAACCCTGACGGGAGCGCTGTTTTAGAGAGAGGGGATACAGTTGTCATGGACAACTGCGGCTTTCATCATGGGCATTTTGCAGAGGGTATGCTCCGGGATATGTTCGTTGAATATGGAGTACGTTTATTGTTTCAGCCTGCTTATTGTCCCCACTTGAACACCTGTGAGCTGTGCTTCAACCAGTTGAAAAGTTTCCTCCCTCGCTTTACTCTTTTCGCTCAGCAAGAAACCCGAACTGTTATCGCGGAGGGTATTTCATCTATAACACAGCAAAACTGTGTAGCTTATTTCAAGTGCTGTGGTTACTTGTga